A single region of the Streptomyces vilmorinianum genome encodes:
- a CDS encoding MarR family winged helix-turn-helix transcriptional regulator yields MTATDPALTALSQGWCALSLLHGRIESHIERALEAAHGLSVREFSLLDVLSRQHSGPGGHLQMKQVADAVVLSQSATTRLVTRLEDRGLLTRYLCTTDRRGIYTDVTEAGLKLLEEARPTNDGALREALDEAAKNPELAPLVRVVEGLHVPA; encoded by the coding sequence ATGACCGCGACCGACCCCGCTCTCACCGCCCTCTCCCAGGGCTGGTGCGCCCTCTCGCTGCTGCACGGCAGGATCGAATCCCACATCGAGCGCGCGCTGGAGGCCGCGCACGGCCTGAGCGTGCGCGAGTTCTCGCTGCTCGATGTGCTCAGCCGCCAGCACAGCGGTCCCGGCGGCCATCTCCAGATGAAGCAGGTCGCCGACGCCGTCGTACTCAGCCAGAGCGCCACCACACGGCTGGTGACCCGCCTGGAGGACCGCGGTCTGCTCACGCGCTACCTCTGCACCACCGACCGGCGCGGCATCTACACCGATGTCACCGAAGCCGGTCTGAAGCTGCTCGAAGAGGCCCGGCCCACCAACGACGGGGCGCTGCGCGAGGCCCTCGACGAGGCGGCGAAGAATCCGGAGCTGGCTCCCCTGGTCCGCGTCGTCGAAGGACTCCACGTTCCGGCCTAG
- a CDS encoding GNAT family N-acetyltransferase, with protein MSDLEIRPATAEDLPHIVAMLADDPLGAQRESPDDLTPYTAAFERLAQDPNQHLVVAVRGSKVAGTLQLTIIPGLSRRGSTRSVIEGVRIHAEERGGGLGTRLIEWAVDESRRQHCQLVQLTSDATRTDAHRFYERLGFEASHVGFKLSL; from the coding sequence ATGAGCGATCTTGAGATACGGCCTGCCACCGCGGAGGATCTCCCCCACATCGTCGCCATGCTCGCCGACGATCCGCTGGGCGCCCAGCGGGAGTCCCCCGACGACCTCACCCCCTACACCGCGGCCTTCGAGCGGCTCGCCCAGGACCCGAACCAGCATCTGGTCGTGGCCGTGCGCGGGAGCAAGGTCGCCGGCACGCTTCAGCTCACGATCATTCCCGGGCTCTCCCGCCGTGGCTCCACACGGTCGGTCATCGAAGGCGTCCGTATCCACGCGGAGGAGCGCGGCGGCGGTCTGGGAACGCGGCTCATCGAGTGGGCCGTCGACGAATCCCGGCGTCAGCACTGCCAGTTGGTGCAGCTGACCTCCGACGCCACCCGCACGGACGCCCACCGCTTCTACGAGCGACTCGGGTTCGAGGCATCCCATGTGGGCTTCAAGCTGAGCCTCTGA